The Deinococcus betulae DNA segment AAGCGACCCCCTCAACTGACCCAACTGCTGAACAGCCGAAACCTCGAATTGTCACTCGCGCGCCGTATCAATGGCGTCGCGCTCTTCGCAGAATACGCGGAGGCGCTGAACGCCCATACCGTACCGCCGCTGCCACCGATGATCGACTACCGGCTGCACACCAGCTGTCTGACCGACGGTCTACAGACCTACGTGGGGGCCGTTCTGGTGGGGGTCAACCGCATTCACACCTGGCGCAACACCGTTAAAGGCGACAGCCTTTTACACTCTGAGCTGCAAGCTGCCCGCTGGGCGTTCAGCGCTCTACCTGACGGCAGCAGTATCGAGTTGCACAACCAAAGTCCGAAAACGCAGCAGCTCTGGCAAGAACCAGAAACCATTCCAGACAGCCTGAAACCGTACATGCTCAGAGTCGCGCAATTGATACAGGGAAAGCAGTTGCGCTTTCACACGCCGAAGCAGGTGATGACCACCGGGCTTTACCGGCGGCACGCGTGCCTCTTGGCTGGAACGCAGTTTGCCGATGTGGCGCGAGAGCGGCCATGAGCGGACAGGTAGACCGGGCCCTGACCGTTGAACGCCAGCAGGCCGCCAATGCCTATCAGGCTGTTCATGGTGGGGACTTTCTGGGCGCCCTGGAGGCGACCTTGAGTGCTGATGAGGTGCAGGCGGTCTGGAGCGAGTTGGCCGCCGAGCGCGGATGGACGTTCTATTCAGACCACCGAAGTCTGAGCAGTATTGAAGGCCACCTGCTGAGCCGGAAGCAGGCCCTTCACCTGGGTATCACCCCTCACCGGCAGGAATACACCGATTGCTGCGTTTTGACTCCAGACCCGGACGTGCCACTGGACCCGATCTACGCAGCCCTGGGGCCACAGGTCAAGCTCTGCCTGGTCCCCCCGTCAGTCTATGACCGGGTGTCACAGTTGACCTACCCGACAGCCCTCTGGGGCAGGCTGACTGAAACCGAGGCGCTGGCACTCGCCACTTCCAGGCACATCGGCCTGTACCTCGGGATGACCATTCAAGGGTGTCTGGAGAGCAAAGTCATTACCCATGACCAGGCTGCACGCGCACAAGCGACCGTGCTGCGGCTGCCTTACGCCGATGTGCGCCGGAGCCCACCTGACCCCACCCTACGGGCCCTTCTGCCTCCTGAAACGCAGCGCCACCTCCGGGTCTATCCGTACCAGTTGATAGACGGGACCCTGACGGTCCTTATGGAGCAGCCTGACCCCGGTGCCCTGCGGCTTCTCGCTATGACCATGCAGCGGGAAGTCCGGCCCGTCATCACGGCGGCCACCACCATCCGGGACCTCCTGAAAGAAGACGCAGATGAGGCGGCCCCCACCCACGCCAAGGAGACGGAGCTTGCCCGGACGTGACCTGATGGACGAGGCGTTGGAGGCGCGGGCTGCCGGCTTGTCGGTTATGCCGGTGAATGCAGGCGGCCTCTACGACAAGCGGCCCCATCTGGTGCTGATGGAGACCGGTCACCGCCGACCCAAGGAAGGCGTGCCGGGGCGCTGGGTTCCCGCCTGGCAGCCCCTAATGGATACGCCCGCCACAGACGACATGATTGCAGTGTGGTTCAGGCGGCCGCTGGGGAAAGGACTCGCTTTCGTCACCGGCCGGTGTTCTGAACGCATCGTCATCGATCTGGACGGTCCGGCCGGCGACGCACTCCGGATTCTATGGAACATTCAACCGCATGTCCGGACAGGCAGCGGCGGCTGGCACCTCCATTTGCCTGCACCAGCTTGGCGCGTTCCTACGCTCAATGGCAAAAGTGCACGCGCCCTGGGCCAGGCTTATCCTGGACTGGATATTCGCGGCGACGGCGGCTACGCCATCCTGCCCCCAACGGTCAGCTGCGCTGGGCCTTACAGCTGGGCGCGTCCGTTAGCAGAACTGGATGACCTGGCAGTCTTGCCACTGCCAGCACGCGTCATGCTGGGCCTGATCGAACCCGTGACCAGGCCATCCTCTATCCCCAAACTGTCGCCGCGGCCGCCGGTCATCTCCACCCCCCTCCGTTCAGCCGACTGGGCGCCGGCCATTGACGAAGCTGTCCAGCGCGCCCATGCCGGACTGGGGCGCAACGCGACTGGATTCTGGCTGGCCTGCCGACTGCGAGATCTAGGCGGCCGTGTGGAGGACGTCAAGGCCATTGCGTTTGACCGGCGTGTGCCGCCACACAACACCAAGGGGGAGCCTGAACCCTACACGGCCAGAGAATGGGCGGCGAGCGTGGACAGCGCGTTCACGCAGCCTGCATGGAACCCGCCCCCGAAGCCTGCGCCTGTGAGCGTGATGGAGAGGTTGACACGGCTGTGGCCAACCCTTGGCGATGGGGAGCGGGCCCTGGCAGTGGCATGCATTGTGGCAAGCCGGGGGGTGTCCGCGACGACACTGGCTGAGCTGTCCAGCCTTGGCGTGTCCGCCGATGCCGTAGCGCAGGCAGCGCGGACAGTTGCGGTCCAGCGGCAACTTGGCCTTTTCCCGCCTGGACTCACAGCGCTCGCCAACCGGCTCCTGCCAGCCTGGCAGGGAGTTGACGGCCGCACGACAATCGGTCACACTGAACCCCACCAAAGGGATTAGCTTGCTGAGCCTTTGGAAAACGCACCTCCCACGTGAGTGGGAGGATTTTTTTGTTATGCTGACCGTGCGTTTTCCAAATCTCAGGAGGTTAATATGAAAGACCTAGTGCGTCGGCCCTTTGGTTTTGCTTCTGCTGTTGCAGTGGAGGCTCTTACGTTCACCGTTCAAGGGAACGTGTCCCCTACGTCGGAGCTGGTCGTTCGCGATCAGTTGCAGCTGACGCGGGATGAGATTCGTCGGCAGTACGTCGCCCTGACCCAGACCGATGTGGTGTGGCAAGCCAATGTGATGGCCACCTACAAGGGTGTGCATGACACTTGGTGGAATGTCTGGTCGGCCACGCCGCCTTACTTGCTTTACCTCGCGTGCCTGAACTGGTATCAGCACGTGCAGGCCTGGCACACGGAAGCCCAGGCTGCTGCAGACAACCTCTGGAGGTTTGCAGCGCCGATTGCTTTGAAGCTCAGCGTGGAAGCTGCGCCGCAGTTCTCAGGGTGGTCGGAGGCCTTCAGCTTCATTGCGAGTAACAGCGTGGATATCATTCACCGCTGGAAGCCCGCCGGAGGAATTGCATTCCTGAAGTACTTCGAAGAGGCCAACCGCGCCGAACTGCCGAAGGGGGTTGCATTTCTCAGAGGACGTGGTCAACACCTTGACCAGCGTCTTCGCACCATTTGGGCTGCACGCGCTTCGCTGTTGGCATATGGAGTTGATCAGGCCATGATCACTCCAGATCTGATTCTCAGTGAGATCAGAAGCCAAGCCAAAGCACGTGGAGAGTCTGTGGCGAAGTTCTGGACGCTGGACAATGTTGCCGAACTGCTTGAAGCGCAGTACGAGCCGGTGTGGTCTTTGAACTACAGCGGTGAGGACGACAACAGGATGTACGGTGAAACCCTTCCTGCCAATGCAGACGTCGAGAATGATTTCGAGACGACCAGCATGCATCAGGAAGCCGGACGAGCTGCGCGCGCTTTGGCACGCGAAGGACTCTGGCCTTTGGCGATGTCTCTGCCTCTCAATGAACTGCTGCAGGCAGCGGAAGCAGGCACTCAGCCTCTTTCTGTGTTCTGCCAGCAATTCAACCTGAAGCAAGACGTTGCCCTTGAGATCGTCAGTCACATTGGCCACCTGCGCCTGTGGAGTGACATCTGAGAGACAGCGGCGCTGTCTGACCGTTCCGGTCACCTCATTTGACCAACACGTTGTGTTGCCAGATGAGGTTCTTTTTTTGGCGTGAACCTGCCTCCACCTAGGGTGAAGGTATGAAGAAAATCCTCCTCGGCCTCTGCCTGCTTTCGTCCGCCTCCCTCGCCGTTGCCATCCCTGCGACACCTGCACTGGGGAACAACATCACCAGCACGTTCAACGCGCTGGACCTTAAAGACCGGCCCCTGATGCTTCAGATCCACCAGGGGGAGACTTGGCAGCTTCAGATGCCCGATGCTGTCGCAAAGATCACGTCGGGTCGTGATGACCAGCTTGACGTACAGGTCGACAGCAACGTCATCTTCTTGAAGGCCATTACCAACTCTGGCTGGGGCAGCATGACGGTGCGACTGGCGAACGGTGACCTCATTCAGGTGGTCTACAGCCTGGCCAGCGCCAGTGGCCGCCAAATCCGCCGGGTAGTGGTTGAATATCCGGCTCCTACCGACACCTTGGAGGCGGACGGCGAGATCAGTACGCCGGCGGTGAGCACCAGCGCGGCCACGCCTACGCCGGAAGTGACTGGGCCGCAGACGGCTCCAGACTGGCTGCGCTTCGGTTTCCTGAACGGCACCCGTTCGGGCAATCAAGTCACCTTGGGCTACCGCATCACCAATGCAGGAACCGAAGCCCTGGTGTTCGACCCCAAAAATGTCCGCATGCAAGCGGGCTCGAAGCCCATGAAAGTCAATGTGACAGGCGAACAAAACACCGTCATCCGGATCAACGCCGGACAAACGGTGTACGGCCAGTTGACGATTGACACCACGGGCAGTGAAGTGGGCACGCCAGTGAGCTGGAGTTGGATCGGTGCCACCCTGAACACGGCACAGCAGTACGAAGTAGGTGGGCCCTTGACACTCGTGCTGGCCGGAACAGGCAATGACCGGTAAACATCTGATCCTGCTGGCGGCGGTCCTGAGTGGTGGGGCCGCCGCACAAGGCATCGTGTCACTGATCGACGCGCGCGTCCGGCCAAATGCCCAGGTGTACCGCAATAGGTCCCTGATCGAAGTCATAGACCTGGCGCAGCTGAAGACATGGCGCGACAACAAGTGCGCCCTGGGCAGCAAGGCCAGTTCAAGCTGTCCCACCTTCGAGTTCAGTGTGCCTTTCTTACTTGATCCGACCAATCCGTTGCGTTCCTCCCTCGACGTGAGCCGCGACGTGGCCGGTGCGCTTCAGTATGAATGGCAACGCTTTCAGGACAAGACTCGGTGGGCGGTGAGTGTCGATCTCAACCGCAGCGTCTCGGCGGCCACTGTCTTCCCCCTTCTGCCTTACGCGACTCGGCCCTTGGGGTGCACCCCCATCTTGAACAGCGCTGGGGAACTGGCTATCGCCGCAGCCAAGGTGCTGGCTGGCAATCCGGAAGACATCACCAAGAAACTGGCGACCTATCAGCTCAGCGTGCCCTCAGGCGTGACCCACAAAGACTTCAAGCTGCCAAGCGGCCTTAAGTTCGAGATGAAGGCTGATGGCGTCGAGCTGCCGAACTACGTTTACCCCCGCGTGCCCCGGAGCGAATACTGCGCGGGACGGGAAGCACCCGATCTGATTCCAGACTCGGCATATCCCCTGCCGGGCACCGTCTACATGCCAAGCTCATCGTTCTACGGCATCTCCGGCCCCAATTACCCCATGCCGGCATACTTTAACTGGGATGAGGTGCGCAGCCGCATTCGCAATACCTGCAACGAGGCCGTGAAACAGTACTACCGCGAATACCAGGAAAACGTTCTGAAGCTGTTGGCCACGAAAATGCCTGAGGCGATGCACTGGAACGGCTACACCAACTGGTCAGGCAACAAGAGCGGGATCATTTTTGCCCCGGTGGCTGGACTGATTCCCAACATCACCAAAGTAGCCAGTGTGGCTCAGAAAGCCCAACTTCCTCAGTTCGCCACCTACCTCACGGCCCAAACAGCAGCGTCGCAGCTGATCAGCAATCAGTCGCGTTCAGGCGGCAAGCTGGTGCAGCTGGAGGAACTCAAGCGGTGGCTGGAGGTGGGCTCCTTGGCCGACGCCTCTACCCAAGGAGCTGTCAATCTGTTTCAGACCTGGCAGCAACTTGAACCGATGCTCGACAAGCGGCCACAGACGTTTTTCGCTCATGCCCGCTACTGCACCTTACAGGGGTGCGTGAATGTGCCCGTGCCTATGCTGATGCCAGACACGGTGGTCACCCCTGCCGGCTGCACGGTCTCCCCTGCCAATGGCGGTCTCGGCACCATGACATTCGCCCTGCCCGCCGCGCACTTCGCCTGGGTTGCTGTCCCGGAAGGGATGCCTATTCCGGGGCTGGCAGGCAGCCCCACGCTGAGGGCACCGTGATTCGGTTCCCCCTCGGGGTCCTCCTGGTCGCCAGCATGTGGGCCGCGGTGGCCGGCGCACAGACCTCAACGAACGCGCGGCCACTGACCTCGGCTGAACGCGCCGCCGCCACACAGCTGTCCAAGCAGTACAACGCGCCGCCCCAGAAACTAGCCGTGCAGGCACCGCAACTGTACGCCAGCCTGAGCCGCGTCCAGGGCGAGGTTCTGGTGATCACATATCAGATGCCCCAGGCGCTGGCCGACGCCCTAGTCAAGGCGGCGCGCGGCGGCGCGCGGGTCACCGTCCTGACGGACCAGCGCGGCGCGCCGCTTCTCCTTCCCTTGAAGAAGGCAGGGATTGCGCTTTACAAGACGGCCTCACCTGTTGACCAGGGGGTAGTGGTGTACGGCTCCACCGTCCTGACTGGCACACTGGTCAATAAGGTTGAACGGCAAAGTGCGGCCTACACCTCGGCGACGACCGCAGAAACCTTTCGGGCCACCTGGCCGACCCTCCTCAAAATCAGTGTCAAGCTATAACCATGAAGACTGCGGCCTGGTTCTCCTTCCTCCTCCTGTGCGGCTGTGCCGGAACGCCTGAAGGCCAGACCGGCACGTGCAGGCA contains these protein-coding regions:
- a CDS encoding bifunctional DNA primase/polymerase, with the protein product MPGRDLMDEALEARAAGLSVMPVNAGGLYDKRPHLVLMETGHRRPKEGVPGRWVPAWQPLMDTPATDDMIAVWFRRPLGKGLAFVTGRCSERIVIDLDGPAGDALRILWNIQPHVRTGSGGWHLHLPAPAWRVPTLNGKSARALGQAYPGLDIRGDGGYAILPPTVSCAGPYSWARPLAELDDLAVLPLPARVMLGLIEPVTRPSSIPKLSPRPPVISTPLRSADWAPAIDEAVQRAHAGLGRNATGFWLACRLRDLGGRVEDVKAIAFDRRVPPHNTKGEPEPYTAREWAASVDSAFTQPAWNPPPKPAPVSVMERLTRLWPTLGDGERALAVACIVASRGVSATTLAELSSLGVSADAVAQAARTVAVQRQLGLFPPGLTALANRLLPAWQGVDGRTTIGHTEPHQRD